One Aspergillus oryzae RIB40 DNA, chromosome 2 genomic window carries:
- a CDS encoding signal recognition particle subunit SRP68 (signal recognition particle, subunit Srp68), translating into MDITDYIFNQREEVLLAGDYNAYRAHTTRKLHKLRKKLGQTTPKGRKYTAKPPVSAENVNGNVAYVHTLLLSSERAWAQALQMKSAHSADPSAKGITGAARRHIISRLHKSAGYANELVLLLQDQASGATDNDLLEARAYHATLSGALSLEKRKWEQCMQDFSVSRVIYAALGQNNKKDAFRDLLSGTVDPSLRYAAYQMKLPRSKPLPSLAISFFPSDANLRSEVEKVDPNCLKEDAAGTRRTADGEVQQLPETITWRSRTVALEDAAISQALAAAAAAESRLASWLAEASGKSASSKDKAAAYDNVIIASQDAVDATKTAIDDLVSEGVDPGDKRMQSLQITRTAVNFALVGWRVGRNRVLCGEHDGIHGETDQAKATKGSKGSAKREETKGKKLARLRERVVLYDSTLQSIEFILELPGVAADSAFVQELGAKRSYFRALRCLTIGRSHSILGKYKNALALFSQALALSQESASPVQSTAEAEEPPKLDITRNQIQTLESTLRALVSQYRGLVTLEKISEQQSKSASERPMVERLHEYPGDGLDLKNLVPYPPQMQPVPVKPLFLDVAWNYIDYPRENANTQSATPASAEPATEEKKGGRRGWFGFGRFE; encoded by the exons ATGGATATTACAGATTACATCTTCAACCAGAGAGAAGAGGTCCTCTTGGCCGGTGATTACAATGCCTACCGTGCCCATACCACCCGTAAATTGCACAAACTCCGCAAGAAGCTCGGGCAGACCACACCCAAAGGCCGGAAATATACTGCCAAACCCCCCGTCAGCGCAGAGAATGTCAACGGCAATGTTGC ATATGTCCACACCCTACTCCTAAGCTCAGAACGAGCATGGGCACAAGCGCTGCAAATGAAGTCGGCGCATTCTGCAGATCCGTCAGCAAAGGGAATCACAGGTGCCGCCCGGCGTCATATCATCTCGCGACTGCATAAATCCGCCGGTTATGCAAATGAACTTGTTCTCTTGTTACAAGACCAAGCTTCTGGCGCTACTGAtaatgatcttcttgaggcGCGTGCATACCATGCCACACTCTCGGGGGCCCTCTCATTGGAGAAGCGAAAATGGGAGCAGTGTATGCAGGATTTCTCCGTCTCTAGGGTTATATATGCAGCACTTGGTCAAAACAATAAGAAAGATGCATTTCGGGATCTCCTCTCTGGTACCGTCGACCCGAGTTTGAGATATGCTGCATACCAGATGAAGCTTCCACGATCGAAGCCTCTACCCTCTTTGGCCATCAGCTTTTTCCCGTCGGACGCCAACCTCAGGTCAGAAGTCGAAAAGGTGGATCCTAACTGTCTTAAAGAGGATGCTGCTGGAACAAGGAGAACTGCGGACGGGGAGGTGCAGCAACTTCCTGAAACCATCACATGGAGGTCACGAACCGTTGCTCTGGAAGACGCCGCAATCTCCCAGGCCCTCgcggcagcagcggcggCGGAGTCTCGCCTCGCCTCGTGGCTCGCAGAAGCCTCGGGCAAATCTGCATCATCGAAGGACAAGGCAGCTGCCTACGATAACGTCATTATTGCCAGCCAAGATGCAGTGGATGCTACAAAGACGGCCATCGACGACCTTGTCAGTGAGGGTGTAGATCCTGGTGATAAAAGGATGCAGAGCTTGCAGATTACCCGCACCGCCGTCAATTTTGCCTTGGTAGGATGGAGAGTCGGGCGTAATCGCGTATTGTGTGGCGAGCATGACGGCATACATGGTGAGACCGACCAGGCCAAGGCAACCAAGGGTAGCAAGGGTTCTGCCAAACGCGAAGAAaccaagggcaagaagcTGGCCCGTCTGCGTGAAAGGGTTGTTTTGTATGATTCTACATTGCAGAGCATTGAGTTCATCCTCGAGCTACCCGGTGTGGCAGCAGATTCTGCCTTCGTTCAGGAGCTTGGAGCTAAACGATCCTACTTCCGGGCCTTGAG ATGTCTCACCATTGGGCGGTCTCACAGTATTCTTGGGAAATATAAAAACGCACTTGCGTTGTTTTCGCAAGCGTTGGCGCTTAGTCAGGAGTCTGCGAGCCCGGTTCAGTCCACGGCCGAAGCGGAAGAACCGCCAAAGCTTGATATCACACGCAACCAAATCCAGACCCTCGAGTCAACCTTGCGCGCCCTGGTTTCACAATACCGCGGGCTTGTCactctggagaagatctccgAGCAGCAATCGAAATCGGCCAGTGAGCGACCGATGGTTGAGCGGTTGCACGAGTACCCCGGCGACGGTTTGGATTTGAAGAACCTCGTCCCATACCCACCTCAGATGCAGCCAGTGCCAGTGAAGCCACTATTCCTTGACGTCGCTTGGAACTACATTGACTACCCCCGTGAGAACGCGAACACCCAAAGTGCGACTCCGGCCTCGGCTGAGCCAGCcacagaggaaaagaagggaggcCGACGCGGCTGGTTTGGCTTTGGACG CTTTGAGTAA
- a CDS encoding putative translation regulator (Cya5) (predicted protein), with the protein MLERAAGCLESAGRRFFRDSNGAIRSPRPLYPSFGQASGTNSDSLHWLPISPTSTRGVSNTVNGTPTAGRVAPEPRTPFLDFLYPPRTQEFAASCLIRSPRRLTARRRKRAITTLSRTYTSGAASLYQPASADRSGPVITSRKDREDERKRAKHDLLSLLGDGQLGEYDKAWSLYVTAGHPLDTNPALLAILSNSEEDVNHRRVKRLFEGIPADSRSAEDYLHMAKSYLATERPLEMNRICQVALEKGQGIPCWAYSLAHFVNTKQWDYAQQVWLSKPTSDEQGLWDHVTSSLTFSNVPNALIALATWLQDEVNNSSARDLARFLLGHAFSTPGIIVKTATEPLLLLLKEYNALSILTPKHYFSLMKTLQSSEIRSIFIRAIVVYRNFRWQMESEVPPARLLNQLLRRLSTFEITIGIRYLLDEFSLFYGKPSIDAYKHALIAFSRAGDVVNVNEIFERFLSDHGKPLSRRLLTPLLYVHARYGNVQETLRQFARISEEFGLVPNAVCWNILLTAYANAGDLSGSFTTFKKMIQQGVEPSSHSFGTLMGLCANRGDIDTVRQLLALAKHRHVQITAPFLDTIVEAYCNNQQLNMAESVAETCLGLDVKGSRVRMWNVLLWNYAFRMDLESISRVRSRMDAAGLQPDGMTYAALMLSLVLIGQTDSARRILRTLHRSHRMYATEFHYAIILYGYVKDRNRDMVHIIFREIKERFNRPGFSSSLLVLKSQLQRDLQLIKSGNSQVDSASVRLENAEKFLAETIAEFDTTKLATKLPMPGVGKQTISDAFPAMYYEYIITAYGKRGAFAKARELFDQFIKDRQASTTSENVYDKAPLRLLSALMLTYLKADQHKKVEECWKMAFSRAKKLARRPTVDEWLESQLPSTEIIEPPRPTLPNSVSHHKDILLDLDGCIAERPKKSSILPAYQFLLSRPLSLYMRSLAYRNETSRIPQAVADVEKAGFMLTTYNWSTFVQMLASSERISDQTEAFTVFEQKFMPNFPGWKSLRRGYGLKPPGVPPSIDIIENPTRGKHPNLLGKEGRKYWSKIQPEFMQPTYVSMVYLASALLGARERSIFDGGAELGSLHQAAPRTIEAIADMPYLREKFQGVLLRRRQEQGDKKEDMDGREHFVWTGGILGVGGQRRPFLGIDETTGEPTKPYDMAEERAQRDVKSQGASEDQTEVHAADGVQIAEGASTPPVKTIDYEDEYDIEAESLLETRRNAQQANDDLLDNEHRENIDSNLANDSSTLTEDLLAMDEDVSDDDYDQWLKEVIDEEAMSFEELEERN; encoded by the coding sequence ATGCTGGAACGGGCTGCCGGATGCCTTGAGAGCGCAGGACGGCGTTTCTTCCGGGATTCTAATGGCGCTATTCGAAGTCCAAGACCGCTGTATCCTAGCTTTGGGCAAGCCAGTGGCACAAATTCGGACTCCCTGCATTGGCTTCCTATCTCGCCAACTTCAACCCGAGGAGTCTCGAATACAGTAAATGGAACTCCGACCGCAGGCAGAGTTGCACCCGAACCACGGACTCCCTTTTTGGACTTTTTGTATCCTCCACGCACACAGGAATTTGCGGCGTCCTGTCTCATACGATCCCCGAGAAGGCTCACCGCGCGCCGGAGGAAAAGGGCCATTACAACTCTTTCTAGAACATACACGTCGGGAGCTGCGAGTCTCTACCAACCTGCTAGTGCAGATAGGTCGGGTCCCGTTATTACTAGTCGCAaagatcgagaagatgaACGGAAGCGGGCAAAGCATGATCTGTTATCATTGCTAGGAGATGGCCAGCTTGGGGAATACGACAAGGCATGGTCACTTTACGTGACTGCAGGCCACCCACTCGATACGAACCCGGCCCTCCTCGCGATTCTAAGCAATTCAGAGGAAGATGTCAATCACAGACGGGTTAAGAGATTGTTTGAAGGAATCCCTGCCGATTCTCGGTCCGCGGAGGATTACTTGCATATGGCGAAGTCGTACTTGGCGACCGAAAGACCACTGGAGATGAACCGTATATGCCAGGTAGCACTGGAGAAGGGTCAAGGAATCCCGTGCTGGGCTTACAGTTTGGCGCATTTTGTGAATACTAAGCAGTGGGATTATGCGCAACAGGTCTGGTTATCGAAACCGACATCTGATGAACAAGGGTTATGGGATCATGTTACATCCTCTTTAACCTTTTCAAATGTACCGAACGCTTTGATCGCCCTCGCCACATGGTTGCAAGATGAAGTCAACAATAGTTCAGCACGCGATCTCGCCCGTTTCCTTCTTGGCCACGCCTTCTCCACGCCCGGGATCATTGTGAAAACAGCCACagaacctcttctcctgcttttGAAAGAATACAACGCCTTATCCATACTTACCCCTAAGCATTACTTCAGTCTTATGAAGACTCTTCAGTCATCTGAGATCCGATCAATTTTCATTCGGGCTATTGTGGTGTACCGTAATTTTCGTTGGCAGATGGAAAGTGAAGTGCCACCCGCAAGGCTGTTAAATCAACTCTTGAGACGCTTATCTACCTTTGAAATTACCATTGGTATTCGGTATCTCTTGGATGAGTTCAGCCTGTTTTATGGCAAGCCCTCAATCGATGCATATAAGCACGCGCTGATCGCCTTCTCAAGAGCTGGTGACGTGGTGAATGTCAACGAAATATTTGAGAGGTTCCTGTCAGACCACGGGAAGCCGTTGAGTCGGAGGCTTCTGACACCCCTGTTATATGTACATGCGAGATATGGTAATGTGCAAGAGACTCTCCGCCAATTTGCAAGGATATCGGAAGAGTTTGGCCTGGTGCCGAATGCTGTATGCTGGAATATCCTTCTTACGGCATATGCCAATGCTGGTGATTTGTCGGGAAGCTTTACCACATTCAAGAAAATGATTCAGCAGGGCGTGGAACCAAGCTCTCACTCTTTTGGCACATTGATGGGACTTTGCGCTAACAGAGGCGATATTGACACTGTACGTCAGCTACTCGCTTTAGCGAAGCACCGCCATGTGCAGATCACAGCTCCGTTCCTTGATACCATCGTGGAGGCGTACTGTAACAATCAGCAGTTGAACATGGCTGAGAGTGTGGCAGAGACTTGTCTCGGCTTAGATGTAAAGGGTTCACGCGTGAGAATGTGGAACGTGCTTCTTTGGAATTATGCATTCCGAATGGACTTGGAATCGATCTCTCGGGTTCGCTCGCGTATGGATGCCGCCGGCCTGCAGCCTGATGGCATGACGTATGCTGCCCTCATGCTTAGTTTGGTACTCATTGGACAGACGGATTCTGCGCGTCGCATTCTCAGGACGCTTCACCGAAGCCATCGGATGTATGCCACAGAGTTCCATTACGCCATAATTCTGTATGGCTATGTAAAGGACCGCAATCGGGACATGGTCCATATCATCTTCCGCGAGATCAAAGAACGTTTTAACCGACCTGGGTTCAGCTCAAGTTTGCTTGTTCTGAAAAGTCAGCTTCAGCGCGATTTACAGCTTATAAAAAGCGGTAATAGCCAGGTGGACAGCGCCAGTGTTCGTCTTGAGAATGCTGAGAAGTTCCTTGCGGAGACAATCGCGGAGTTCGACACCACCAAGCTGGCCACGAAGCTTCCGATGCCCGGTGTTGGCAAACAAACGATTAGTGACGCTTTCCCCGCTATGTACTATGAATACATCATCACGGCATACGGCAAAAGGGGAGCTTTTGCGAAAGCCCGAGAGCTATTTGATCAATTCATTAAAGATAGGCAGGCGTCGACCACCTCCGAGAACGTCTATGACAAGGCACCGTTACGTCTACTTTCCGCATTGATGCTTACCTACTTAAAGGCGGATCAACACAAAAAAGTTGAAGAATGCTGGAAGATGGCATTTTCTCGTGCCAAAAAGTTAGCCCGACGCCCCACGGTTGATGAATGGCTAGAAAGCCAGCTACCCTCCACGGAGATCATTGAACCACCTCGGCCAACTCTGCCTAATTCTGTCAGCCATCATAAGGATATCTTGCTAGATCTGGACGGTTGCATTGCTGAGCGACCGAAGAAGTCATCAATTTTGCCGGCATATCAATTCTTGCTGTCCCGACCACTATCTTTGTACATGCGTTCCCTCGCCTATCGGAACGAAACCTCAAGAATTCCTCAAGCCGTAGCGGACGTCGAGAAAGCAGGCTTTATGTTGACCACTTACAATTGGTCCACTTTCGTCCAAATGCTTGCATCGTCAGAGAGAATTTCGGATCAGACCGAGGCATTCACTGTCTTTGAGCAAAAGTTTATGCCGAATTTCCCTGGATGGAAAAGCCTTCGACGAGGATATGGACTAAAACCCCCTGGTGTGCCGCCTAGCATTGACATCATCGAAAACCCGACGCGTGGAAAACATCCTAACCTTCTCGGCAAGGAAGGTCGCAAATATTGGAGCAAAATACAGCCCGAGTTCATGCAGCCTACTTATGTCTCCATGGTATATCTGGCTTCTGCCTTGCTCGGCGcccgagaaagaagcatCTTTGATGGAGGGGCAGAACTCGgctctcttcatcaagcagCCCCCAGAACTATCGAGGCAATTGCTGATATGCCTTATCTACGCGAGAAATTCCAGGGTGTCTTGCTCCGACGTCGTCAGGAACAAGgagacaagaaggaagatatGGACGGTCGTGAGCATTTCGTCTGGACTGGCGGCATCCTTGGAGTTGGCGGTCAACGGAGACCATTCCTGGGAATTGATGAAACGACTGGTGAGCCAACCAAGCCGTATGATATGGCTGAAGAACGAGCGCAGCGAGACGTCAAGTCTCAAGGAGCCTCAGAAGATCAAACCGAAGTACATGCAGCCGATGGTGTACAGATTGCCGAGGGTGCATCTACACCTCCAGTGAAGACCATTGACTACGAAGATGAGTACGATATTGAGGCCGAATCGCTCTTAGAGACAAGACGCAATGCGCAGCAAGCCAACGATGACTTGTTGGACAATGAGCATCGCGAAAACATCGACAGTAACCTCGCAAATGATTCCTCCACCTTGACTGAGGATCTACTCGCcatggacgaggatgttTCAGATGATGACTATGACCAATGGTTGAAAGAAGTTATTGATGAAGAGGCTATGTCTTTCgaagagttggaagaacGTAATTAG
- the erg5 gene encoding C-22 sterol desaturase erg5 (cytochrome P450 CYP4/CYP19/CYP26 subfamilies) encodes MANVTGSFVSPSADATVVPQLFQPSGLLGSLLGDFNVWKGLLTLFIAAVIYDQFRYFYQKGSIVGPRWKLPFMGPFLQSVNPKFHEYKAKWDSGELSCVSVFHKFVVIASTRDMSRKIFNSPAYVKPCVVDSAHKLLGEDNWVFLDGKDHVEFRKGLNGLFTRSALSCYLPRQEETFNQYFKHFLEKSKANGYKPTPWMPEFRELMTAISCRTFVGHYMTDEVIQKINDDYYLITAALELVNFPIILPFTKTWYGKKAADMVMEEFAKCAAKSKARMAAGGEVSCIMDAWVKAQQVSAKYREDVAKGIPAEKPPQLLRDFTDEEIAKTVFTFLFASQDATSAASTWLFQLMADRPEVLEKVREENVRLRNGDINAPITMELLDQMEYTRAVVKETLRYRPPVIMVPYLVKKDFPITEKITVLKGSMIIPSVWPATHDEEAYPNPDTFDPDRWITGTAEQNPKNWLVFGTGPHYCLGQTYAQLNLMAMIGKASMEMTWEHTTTPKSEDIKVFATIFPQDDCLLTFRPRA; translated from the exons ATGGCCAACGTCACTGGGAGCTTTGTCTCCCCTTCAGCGGATGCCACCGTTGTCCCTCAGCTTTTCCAGCCCTCCGGACTGCTCGGGTCCCTCCTTGGCGATTTCAATGTCTGGAAGGGTTTGTTGACTCTGTTTATCGCGGCTGTAATCTACGATCAAT TCCGATACTTCTATCAAAAAGGATCCATTGTGGGACCAAGATGGAAGTTGCCGTTCATGGGACCTTTCCTTCAGTCGGTCAACCCCAAGTTCCACGAGTACAAGGCCAAGTGGGACAGCGGAGAACTTAGCTGTGTTTCTGTCTTCCACAA GTTCGTCGTCATCGCATCCACCCGTGACATGTCCaggaagatcttcaactCTCCTGCCTATGTCAAACCCTGTGTCGTCGATTCGGCGCATAAGCTGCTCGGCGAGGATAACTGGGTGTTCTTGGATGGCAAGGATCATGTTGAGTTCCGCAAAGGCTTGAATGGCCTCTTCACCCGTTCCGCGCTCTCTTGCTACCTTCCCCGCCAGGAGGAAACCTTCAACCAGTACTTCAAGCACTTCCTCGAGAAATCCAAAGCCAATGGCTACAAGCCTACCCCCTGGATGCCGGAATTCCGTGAATTGATGACCGCCATCTCCTGCCGTACCTTTGTGGGTCACTACATGACCGATGAGGTCATCCAGAAGATCAACGATGACTACTACTTGATCACGGCTGCCTTGGAGCTGGTCAACTTCCCTATTATCCTTCCTTTCACCAAGACATGGTACGGAAAGAAGGCCGCGGATATGGTTATGGAGGAGTTCGCCAAGTGTGCCGCCAAGAGCAAAGCGCGCAtggctgctggtggagaagTCTCGTGTATTATGGACGCCTGGGTCAAGGCTCAGCAGGTCTCCGCGAAGTACAGGGAGGACGTCGCTAAGGGTATCCCCGCGGAGAAgcctcctcaacttcttcggGACTTTACCGATGAAGAAATCGCTAAGACTGTTTTCACCTTCTTGTTCGCCTCTCAGGATGCCACCAGCGCCGCCTCTACCTGGTTGTTCCAGCTCATGGCCGACCGCCCCGAGGTCTTGGAGAAGGTCCGTGAGGAAAATGTGCGTCTCCGCAACGGTGATATTAACGCGCCTATCACCATGGAACTGCTCGATCAGATGGAATATACTCGTGCTGTGGTGAAGGAGACTCTGCGTTACCGCCCACCCGTTATTATGGTCCCCTACCTGGTCAAGAAGGATTTCCCCATCACTGAAAAGATCACCGTGCTGAAGGGCTCTATGATCATCCCATCCGTCTGGCCTGCAACCCACGACGAGGAGGCGTACCCCAATCCGGACACCTTCGACCCGGATCGCTGGATCACCGGCACCGCTGAGCAGAACCCAAAGAACTGGTTGGTCTTCGGCACTGGACCCCATTACTGCCTGGGTCAGACCTACGCTCAACTGAACTTGATGGCCATGATTGGCAAGGCCAGTATGGAGATGACATGGGAgcacaccaccacccccaagTCGGAAGACATCAAGGTGTTTGCCACTATCTTCCCTCAG GATGACTGCTTGCTTACATTCCGCCCTCGTGCCTAA
- a CDS encoding MCM DNA helicase complex subunit MCM3 (DNA replication licensing factor, MCM3 component), translated as MDGVQLRDEAAQDRVRAAIEFLDPLASDLQNSYRADIVLMLNRGLRRLIVSIDEIRAHNRELADGLLTSPFDYSQAFDRALKDVIKTIPHRPSRETADEVNYYCAYVGAFGEFSCNPRTLGSTHLNRMISLEGIVTKCSLVRPKIIQSVHYSERKDRFLSRKYRDQTMTASGATSLNVYPQEDDEKNPLITEYGYSTYMDHQTISIQEMPERAPAGQLPRSVDVILDDDLVDRAKPGDRIQLVGIYRSLGNRNANSGSSTFRTLVLANNIIQLSSKSGGGIAQATITDTDIRNINKVSKKKNVFELMSHSLAPSIYGHDYIKKAILLMLLGGMEKNLDNGTHLRGDINIMMVGDPSTAKSQLLRFVLNTAPLAIATTGRGSSGVGLTAAVTSDKETGERRLEAGAMVLGDRGVVCIDEFDKMSDVDRVAIHEVMEQQTVTIAKAGIHTSLNARCSVLAAANPIYGQYDPHKDPHKNIALPDSLLSRFDLLFVVTDDIEDSKDRMVSEHVLRMHRYRQPGTEEGAPVREQLNQTLGVGLEDNQDSNQPTEVFEKFNAMLHAGMANTGRGKKKDVEILSIPFIKKYIQYAKSRVKPVLTKGAADHIVTTYSALRNDELSGNQRRTSPITARTLETLIRLATAHAKSRLSNRVEERDAKVAESLLRFAMFKEVLEDERRKRRKVTTFDEDSESESEEDSDEEDTPAQTASATPRSSRRSGTLRTRAAANRSTTDEMDADGDDASEDGDGLYSASPRGQRLRSSQGTRTQTQSQSQMSVASSQPASQLIDSQTDTSQPQASSASASQPIQPARLTVFRQALGPLMGTRLFTTGDTADVEELIGAVNTAVRGIPSLGESHVFQRPEAIQALRAMNERNELMFLEDDETVYRI; from the exons ATGGACGGAGTGCAGCTCCGTGATGAGGCCGCTCAGGATAGAGTGCGTGCCGCTATTGAATTTCTCGATCCCC TGGCTTCTGACCTACAGAATAGTTATCGTGCTGATATCGTGTTGATGCTAAATCGAGGACTTCGGCGCTTAATA GTCAGCATTGATGAGATCAGAGCACATAACCGTGAACTAGCTGATGG GCTTCTTACTTCCCCATTCGATTATTCCCAAGCTTTCGATAGAGCATTGAAAGACGTTATCAAGACAATACCTCACCGACCTTCCAGAGAAACAGCAGACGAAGTG AACTACTACTGCGCCTATGTCGGAGCTTTTGGAGAGTTCTCTTGCAACCCACGGACCTTGGGTTCAACCCATTTGAACCGCATGATCTCCCTTGAGGGAATTGTGACAAAATGCTCTTTGGTCCGGCCAAAGATTATACAGAGTGTCCATTACagtgaaaggaaagacaggtTCTTGTCGAGGAAATATAGGGATCAAACAATGACGGCCAGCGGAGCGACAAGCTTGAATGTTTATCCccaggaagatgatgagaagaatcCG CTCATCACGGAATACGGCTACTCGACATATATGGATCACCAAACCATCTCGATTCAAGAAATGCCAGAGAGAGCACCGGCCGGTCAACTGCCCCGGAGTGTTGATGTGATCTTAGATGACGATCTCGTGGACCGAGCTAAGCCTGGCGACAGAATTCAGTTGGTAGGAATTTACCGGTCTCTGGGAAATCGAAACGCAAACTCGGGCTCGTCGACATTCCGCACGCTTGTTTTGGCAAACAACATTATCCAGTTATCATCGAAATCCGGTGGAGGAATTGCGCAAGCCACCATTACCGACACTGATATTCGCAACATCAACAaagtctccaagaagaagaacgtcTTTGAGCTGATGTCTCACTCTCTCGCGCCGAGTATCTACGGTCACGACTATATCAAGAAGGCAATCTTGCTCATGCTGCTTGGTGGTATGGAGAAAAACCTCGATAATGGAACACACTTGCGTGGTGACATCAACATCATGATGGTTGGTGATCCTTCGACAGCCAAATCTCAGCTCCTCCGTTTCGTCTTGAATACTGCACCCTTGGCAATTGCAACAACCGGACGAGGCTCATCGGGTGTCGGTCTTACAGCCGCTGTTACGTCTGATAAGGAGACTGGAGAGCGCAGACTGGAGGCTGGTGCAATGGTTCTGGGAGACCGCGGCGTGGTCTGTATTGATGAGTTCGATAAGATGAGTGATGTGGATCGCGTTGCGATTCACGAAGTCATGGAACAGCAGACCGTTACTATCGCGAAGGCTGGTATTCACACGAGTCTGAATGCTCGTTGCAGTGTACTAGCGGCCGCTAACCCCATATACGGACAATACGACCCCCACAAAGATCCGCACAAGAACATCGCCTTGCCAGACTCTCTCTTGTCTCGTTTCGATTTGCTTTTCGTGGTGACAGATGACATTGAAGATTCCAAGGACAGGATGGTGTCCGAGCACGTCCTTCGTATGCATCGTTACCGTCAGCCTGGCACCGAGGAGGGCGCTCCAGTTAGGGAACAGCTCAATCAGACCTTGGGTGTTGGGCTCGAGGATAATCAGGATTCCAACCAGCCCACAGAGGTGTTTGAAAAGTTCAACGCCATGCTTCATGCTGGTATGGCTAACACAGGTCggggcaagaagaaggacgtTGAAATTCTGAGTATTCCATTTATCAAGAAATACATTCAATACGCCAAGTCGAGAGTCAAACCCGTGTTGACTAAGGGAGCTGCTGACCACATTGTTACCACCTACTCGGCTCTGAGAAACGATGAACTGTCTGGTAATCAGCGCAGGACATCACCTATCACCGCGCGTACGCTAGAGACATTGATTCGTCTGGCTACCGCACACGCCAAGTCCCGTTTGTCTAACAGAGTTGAAGAACGGGATGCAAAGGTTGCGGAGTCCCTTCTGCGTTTTGCTATGTTCAAGGAGGTTCTCGAAGACGAACGCCGTAAGAGGAGAAAGGTTACTACATTCGACGAGGACTCGGAAAGCGAGTCAGAGGAGGACTctgatgaggaggatacTCCCGCGCAAACTGCAAGTGCCACCCCGCGGTCAAGCCGGAGAAGCGGAACACTGCGCACTCGTGCAGCTGCGAACCGTTCCACTACTGATGAAATGGACGCTGATGGAGACGATGCTTCGGAAGATGGCGACGGTTTATACAGCGCCAGTCCTCGTGGTCAACGGTTACGGTCGAGCCAGGGCACGCGTACTCAGACACAAAGCCAGTCTCAGATGTCTGTGGCATCTTCTCAGCCAGCCTCACAGCTCATCGACTCCCAGACAGACACTTCTCAGCCCCAGGCATCGTCTGCCAGTGCATCCCAGCCGATCCAGCCTGCTCGTCTGACGGTCTTCCGCCAGGCTCTCGGCCCGCTCATGGGTACACGGCTGTTTACCACCGGCGACACCGCTGACGTGGAAGAGCTCATCGGGGCTGTGAACACGGCAGTACGTGGAATACCATCTCTCGGAGAGAGCCATGTGTTCCAACGTCCTGAAGCAATCCAGGCCTTGAGGGCCATGAATGAGAGAAATGAATTGAT GTTCCTTGAGGATGACGAGACCGTTTACAGAATATAA